The Mangifera indica cultivar Alphonso chromosome 8, CATAS_Mindica_2.1, whole genome shotgun sequence genome has a window encoding:
- the LOC123224103 gene encoding protein LIGHT-DEPENDENT SHORT HYPOCOTYLS 10: MSSERGKELAEGSSRSSPSDHQSPTTPSRYESQKRRDWNTFGQYLKNQRPPVPLSQCSCNHVLDFLRYLDQFGKTKVHLQGCMFYGQPEPPAPCTCPLRQAWGSLDALIGRLRAAYEENGGSPETNPFASGAIRVYLREVRECQAKARGIPYKKKKKKPNQGKGNDESSSGMHFS, from the coding sequence ATGTCAAGTGAAAGAGGGAAGGAGTTGGCTGAAGGATCATCAAGGAGTAGTCCCAGTGATCATCAGTCTCCAACAACGCCTAGCCGTTATGAGTCTCAAAAGAGAAGGGACTGGAACACTTTTGGGCAGTATTTGAAGAATCAAAGGCCTCCGGTTCCTCTTTCACAGTGCAGTTGCAATCATGTGTTAGATTTCCTTCGCTATCTCGATCAGTTTGGAAAGACTAAGGTTCATCTTCAAGGATGCATGTTTTATGGACAGCCTGAGCCGCCTGCTCCTTGTACTTGCCCACTTAGACAAGCTTGGGGAAGCCTCGATGCACTCATCGGGAGGCTGCGAGCTGCCTATGAAGAAAACGGAGGGTCACCAGAGACCAATCCTTTTGCCAGTGGTGCTATTCGTGTTTATCTAAGGGAAGTGAGGGAGTGTCAAGCTAAGGCTAGAGGGATCCcctataagaagaaaaaaaagaagccaAATCAAGGCAAGGGAAATGATGAATCCAGCTCCGGAATGCACTTTTCTTGA